In Lolium rigidum isolate FL_2022 chromosome 7, APGP_CSIRO_Lrig_0.1, whole genome shotgun sequence, the DNA window tccttcgccGCAACTTTCTTCAAGCAAATGATGAATTCTTGAAGATTACCATGTCTTAAAGTTGTCAGTTGAGGAGTGGAAGGATGGGTTACGTAGGACCGATGCGTTAACATCGGCTCATTAAAAATCAGTTGAGGGAGAATCGGCTAAACCAATTTGAGGAAAATCGACAAagtcaaattgggggaaattcttcattgataaatcaGATTTCTTACATGGAAGAGCTGGTTGCCCTCAAAAGGAGGAATCTATccatcttcattgattaaaaaggGGATTCCTTACaaggaagagctgattgctcaaaCGGAAGGGGAACAGATTGCTACTGCTAGTCTTATACTAgtaaatccctactctaagggatgttgccgtcttcgtcgtcgctggggTAGCGGCCCTCATCGCTACTGTCGACgactcctcgtcgtcgccatcgtgaccttcagcggaggcctcttcctcatcatcatcatcctcctcattGGACCAGGCCCATCCACGAATGCGTTTTGGCGGCGGTTCCTCGGAGGGGTTGTCATCCTCTGGTTCcttcttcgtgtcggaggaggcgtcttcgtcttcgtcgtcctcttcttcttcttcttcctctttggtGGAGgaagtgaatttaccccggaagagaGGGTCGTTGCTCGCCGCTCTCCGCCTCTAGTTCTCCGTCGATCAAGAACCGAAGATCATCTTCCCCGTCGACCGGGGGCATGTCACCATCCGACCAGACGAGGTCTTCGGGTCGGCCTtcaggcacgaagtcgaagtcaaattcttgctcatcccaatgctcgggagcgcgccggttgtatgcttccatctgattgacctccggctctccttcgcttgaggaagaggattgggaagaggaaggagaaggcaTGGCTACAAAGaaggagggttttttggctgacggctggtttggagcaaggggatgaggaggagaactgttcgatgtggccaaataaaagggggaatatatggtttaatgcctaagcagctttccgaggacgtggtgccagaatcACAAATCGTGCGTAGAAGTTGAgagggcaagacgtcatcatgaagcttactgcgacggttctgctctgccacgacatgacccttcgaagaaagcagatggttttgcaattatcattatcaaaaccaggggggcatgtgttaccacccgattttggccaaatcaggaggtgtgccgtaagcgaagatgggctttgaagattacacgtggagcgtctttaaAGCGGCtcacgctaagagtttgggctaactgcccatgtatctgtaacatattagatcgcattgtaatttagaattaagagatagagtctggcccgtgcacggttaggtgcacgcctcaattagaaagtcccttggactataaatatgtatctagggttatctgaaaaggaggacaatcatcgttcaaccaacacaaatcaggcgcatcgccacccctttcttcgagggtttctcctggtagcaccatgctgcctagatcgcatctagcgatctaggcaagatacgTTTATTCCAACCTTGTaccgctcgtgctcgaagccttgttgatggcgagcaagattatttatccttaggtgtttaggggcttgcattgatgctttcacgtgcatatctgcgtggcgatgccgtccctcgacactctagctgcccttacgtctatccgcACGTAAGGAcagcatcttgcttattcgttacttagtagatccgatccgttatagttgctccttcctccgcaaggattagtttaatatctgcatagttaggccttacgctggggtcggaggatccggtagtgcgctagatgttgttcaccgtccctgcgagggatgttccgggaatcgacgttatgttggtttttaggccactcgtaggggtggtttgcatcatcttccgtagctgctagggaaacctgagagccgatagggctcgtatttaatgtttacgtgtctaccatgcaggaacaatcgaagcactaacaccttcctgatcgggtctaggttaggtggcacgccctagcaaccgccaggacgttggccagaagatttgcgggacgacgcgaggtgccagggatccactaagcggccctgggagcttcccggctcttcgtgttgctcagccattgcccgtcggtgggttttggagggtaacacggtTACCACGCTATCTCAAGAACATCAATATGACTACAACAAACGGGTCATCACATGCCGGAGAGAGTGATGTTATGGAGGAAATAGCAAAGCTCAAGCGGCGTATAGAAGAGCAGGACCAACGCATAGAAGAGCAAGACCAAATTATTGAAGGATTTAGAAACCAGGATGAAGTATGTGGTCTTATAAAAATTGCAATGCTAATTTTATTTTTGTAcattcacataaataaataatgtaCTGAAACTACTTTTTGATTCTTTAGGCCAATTTCCGCCAAGGCAATGATGAATCTCAGCTGGAAGTACCACAAAATAGAAGAAAGGTATTTGCTAATGTACCAGGCATGTGTTAGTTTTCTTTTGAATTCTCTTCCTTAATATTGCACTTTTGTAGAGAGTTCATGCTAGTGGACCTGAGCAAGTACGCTTAGTGAGCAGACCAAAATATACAATAAAGGTACATTTATTACTACAATCTATGGTGGACCTGAGAAAGTATGCTTAGTGAGCAACTTATTTTATTAACTTTCTCATTGTATGGAAGCATCATCCTGACTGCGAGGGTAGCAATGAATTCTCATATCAAGGACAATCATCACTAACACCTCCTTTTCCTGAAGAAGGGGAGGTAAAGATTATTCGCTGACAAATCTACTTGGTTATCTATTAAGAAATCATGATATCTAATGTTTGTGGAATTAAAAGAATGCATTGTCAACTTCAGCTTCTCGAATCTCAACATTAcaacctttttatttttatttcttcgCAGATGAGAAAGAGCGGTGAGAATCTGGATGAAAATTCGAGAAGAGTGCACAAACAAATGACTCAAAACAAGACTCCAAGCCATATGTCCTCAAAGAAGAGATGTCGTCCTTCGGAAGAGGTAAATGAACAGTATGTTCATGTTGCATCCATGTCTCAGGTTATTTGTCTTTTTCTTATTAATGGTGGCTTTGATCCTACTGTAGATTCGTAATGCAGTAATTTTGAAATCTTCAATATATCCAAATAAAAGGCATGTGGCATATGCAACTATTTTGGACAGTAATTCAAAAACATTAGTTGGTGGTGTTGAGCTGGGCCGACAATTTACACATGTGCAAATTGATGAACCTATTAGCGAAGATGAGCGCTTGGTAAGATAAAGGGAGAAGTGTCTGACAATCGGTGATGCTTTTTTCCTCTGGAGTAACAATTGCTTGGCCTTCAGCATGTGTATGTTCCTTCAAGAGTTTTGTTGttataatattttgatatatttttattttcatatATAACTGTAACTTTCTTTCCAGATTGAGAAGTTCAGTGGATGACTTGAGAGTTGAAATTGATGCGTTGTCTAACCATGGAGTGAAGATGGAAAATATGTAGGATTGGTCTGAGAAATATCGAACGGCGATTGGAGCAGCCATGATTGGTGTTTTTGCATAGTCACGATGATATTAAGTATTTCATGTATTATAGGTTAGCTTAGTATGTTGAGAAATGTAGTAGTTTTTCTTAAATATGCATCGTCTATGTGTTCATTGTTATGAATGCTATGAAGTGACATGAAACACGTTGGTTTTATCTCCATAATGCAGTTCATATGCACGTGTTGCTCATTGTATGTATGATCCTTTTGTTATTACACAGGATGGTATATGCTTGTCATTTTCACACACAAGTTTAACGAAATAATTTATCAATAAAATGCGAAAGTAAGGAATTCTAAACAAGCACCATATAAGGAAAACCAATGCATATTAAACATTGTGACTAACCGTGAGGTGTTACTACAACTAGATAAACATGTTACTAAGTATGGGACAAACAAGAATAGCTATGTTACAATATATAGAAAAACATGTTACTATTAATAGTGAACCGTGTTACTAGGGCCCTATAGGCTCGCCCCAATCTTGAATAATTGTGTTACAGTAGTTGGTAATATGTGTTACCAACCGTGTTACTACAGCAAGAAAAACATGTTACTAAGGGTGTTACTACTGTCATAAAAAGATGTTACTAGAACTTAAGGTAACACATATAGCTTGTGTTACTATGGTACGCTTGTAACAGTTTTatgtgcttataggaacaattgttTATGTGCTACAAAGAAAACACCTAGTAACACGACATATAagaacacataaaaaaggtgttacTAGGAGGGTCAGTAACACCTTTTCTAAGCTATAGTAGCACATGACTGTGTTACTAGATCTCTGTCGTGGCGTAgtgaatgatagctactttgttgaatttgctcccactacaactaataaaattgattatgcttatgtggagagtaataatttattgcatgtggctcatgacaagaatgttgtatgtgatagttatattgttgagtttgttcatgatgctactgaaagttattatgagagagggaaacatggttatatgcatcttaataatattaagtttcccctctttatgttgagaatcttgaaattgcgcttgtgttgcttttctatgcttgccactttgttcttcatgaatttatttgtgtacaagattccttttcataggaagtgggttaggcttaaatgtgttttgaatttgcttcttgatgttctcttttgcttcaaatcttattactcgcgagagcatcattaaaattgctgagcccatcttaatggctataaagaaagaactacttggg includes these proteins:
- the LOC124671443 gene encoding uncharacterized protein LOC124671443 yields the protein MTTTNGSSHAGESDVMEEIAKLKRRIEEQDQRIEEQDQIIEGFRNQDEANFRQGNDESQLEVPQNRRKRVHASGPEQVRLVSRPKYTIKHHPDCEGSNEFSYQGQSSLTPPFPEEGEMRKSGENLDENSRRVHKQMTQNKTPSHMSSKKRCRPSEEIRNAVILKSSIYPNKSWWC